In the genome of Nerophis lumbriciformis linkage group LG32, RoL_Nlum_v2.1, whole genome shotgun sequence, one region contains:
- the golga2 gene encoding golgin subfamily A member 2 isoform X3 — MADQSRQTKLAAAKKKLKEFQQKSSPVSVGVDKAGGGLGGGTGAKKKRKGKGFNQYDAPSIDRNSPDNFDSILKTLSQSNGVVLPPCDKRQNLADMETTCSSVSPLTEDLAAELDCNTPVSNTTTSTNATTNLQSISHHADLSQNYPDTNGNESLTEENMPLSSTESLRQLSQQLNGLVSETPAAHVNGERELEAKQSQELTDQLQKERKEFEQKSSKEQGAMREQLQVHIQTIGILVSEKSELQTALQYTQHAARQKAAEAEDLNSSLQTTRQRVSELERTLSSVSTQQKQFEKHNKELEKDRDTLRLEVFRQNNLSEEFKQLTSELSEQLRQRVQETVALKLEVDDLHKRLEIADLMLQQCSTQSDPSSAKQQIQLLLEEKQQMDVHNNQLMESVGQLKTERDCYAQQIQEEGRVWKDKTEQLLTQVSLVAEERDRNINRVQELEASITELKNAAELLSRENHSAAEPQASGPSETEVALQEALNTLQQQNNSLNAQYQSQLSDNEQLSRLCSEKEARLADLEQQVENRTQEADDRRRMLDDVQSDKATISRALNQNRTLKDQLAEMQNGFVKLTNENMELTNAIQSEQHVKKELARRMGELQEELHNVKEQLELKYKEAEGLAEQRNQVAAHLQQYCAGYQALVSEREQLHQQYLTQSQIMDRLQHDESHGRTQLEMSQNQLQQAQEHLEQLVKDNEHLKTEVRELLNSSALAVTPRDEGDGIESQSPQESVTELSSIVIPQDFESQKEMEEFIRGALSQVEAERDDARRQLREEHRLHMAAKHQATVALNLERHSHSEHGHHHGDEHAHDQHSHCEHHHQQSEGGVAVEVHQALQTAMERLQQRFTSLMQEKADLKERVEELEHRCIQLSGETDTIGEYIALYQNQRAIMKQKHQEKEQYITLLAQDKEEMKAKLAELQDLVMRLVAERNDWYSRYMEGVTQVNPDLLPVGEDHSPDAEHQHQAHHQQAEAMEVIPLSEPTAQEAPSSSHVPVGSEPAALAPEGDGTAQQIMQLLHDIQNPQGSTSRLPPFMGDNPCIPFFYRPDEQDEVKILVV, encoded by the exons ATGGCTGACCAGAGCAGGCAAACAAAACTCGCCGCAGCCAAGAAAAag CTGAAGGAGTTCCAGCAGAAGAGTTCCCCTGTCAGTGTTGGTGTAGATAAAGCAGGAGGAGGACTTGGTGGCGGCACAGGagccaaaaagaagaggaaaggGAAAGGATTCAACCAGTACGATGCACCCTCAATAGACAGAAACTCTCCAGACAAC TTTGACAGTATTCTCAAAACACTTAGCCAAAGCAATGGAGTAGTCTTGCCTCCATGTGACAAACGTCAG AACTTAGCCGACATGGAGACCACATGCTCCTCAGTTTCCCCGCTCACAGAGGACCTGGCAGCTGAGCTTGACTGCAACACGCCTGTATCTAACACTACCACTAGCACTAACGCCACTACTAACCTTCAAAGTATAAGCCACCATGCTGACCTGTCACAG AACTATCCCGATACCAATGGCAATGAGAGTTTAACAGAGGAAAATAT GCCGCTGTCTTCCACAGAGAGCCTGAGACAGCTATCCCAGCAACTAAACGGCCTTGTCTCTGAG ACGCCTGCTGCTCACGTGAACGGCGAGAGAGAACTGGAG GCCAAACAATCTCAGGAGCTCACAGATCAGCTACAGAAG GAGCGAAAAGAATTTGAACAAAAGTCTTCCAAAGAGCAGGGTGCAATGCGAGAGCAACTGCAG GTTCACATTCAAACTATCGGCATACTGGTGTCGGAGAAATCGGAGCTGCAGACGGCCCTACAGTACACACAACATGCGGCACGGCAGAAAGCAG CTGAGGCAGAGGACCTCAACAGCAGTCTTCAAACAACAAGGCAGAGAGTGTCGGAGCTGGAGAGAACGCTGTCTTCTGTCTCAACGCAGCAGAAACAGTTTGAAAAG CATAATAAAGAGTTAGAAAAAGACAGAGACACTTTGAGGTTGGAGGTATTTAGACAAAA CAATTTGAGCGAGGAGTTCAAACAGCTGACCTCCGAGCTGTCAGAGCAGCTGAGGCAGAGAGTGCAAGAGACGGTAGCATTGAAGCTGGAGGTGGACGATCTTCACAAGAGGCTGGAGATCGctgacctcatgttgcagcag TGTTCCACCCAGTCAGATCCCAGTAGTGCCAAACAACAAATCCAACTATTGCTTGAGGAGAAGCAGCAAATGGACGTGCATAATAATCAG CTGATGGAGTCAGTTGGCCAACTGAAGACTGAGAGGGATTGCTATGCACAGCAGATCCAGGAGGAGGGTCGTGTTTGGAAAGACAAAACGGAGCAACTCCTCACACAA GTGTCATTGGTGGCGGAGGAGAGGGACAGAAACATCAACAGAGTCCAAGAACTTGAAGCTAGCATCACAGAGCTAAAGAATGCTGCAG AATTGCTGTCCCGGGAGAATCACAGCGCTGCAGAGCCTCAGGCTTCAGGTCCTTCAGAGACCGAAGTAGCTTTGCAGGAGGCTCTCAACACTCTGCAACAACAAAACAACTCTCTTAATGCACAGTATCAGTCGCAA CTGAGCGACAATGAGCAGCTGAGTCGCTTGTGCTCAGAGAAAGAAGCACGTCTAGCAGATCTGGAGCAGCAGGTGGAGAACCGGACCCAGGAGGCAGACGACCGCCGCCGCATGCTGGACGATGTGCAATCGGACAAGGCTACGATCAGCCGCGCTCTCAACCAGAACCGCACACTGAAAGATCAGCTGGCGGAGATGCAGAATGGCTTTGTTAAACTG ACAAACGAAAATATGGAGCTGACCAACGCTATTCAGTCAGAGCAGCATGTGAAGAAGGAGCTGGCACGTAGGATGGGGGAGCTTCAAGAGGAGCTGCACAACGTCAAGGAGCAG CTGGAATTGAAATATAAAGAGGCTGAAGGATTGGCAGAGCAGAGGAACCAGGTGGCGGCCCACCTGCAGCAGTACTGTGCCGGTTACCAGGCTCTTGTGTCCGAAAGGGAGCAGCTCCACCAACAGTATTTGACACAGAGCCAGATCATGGACCGGCTGCAGCATGACGAATCGCACGGCCGCACTCAGCTGGAAATGAGCCAGAATCAGCTGCAGCAAGCACAG GAGCATTTGGAGCAGTTGGTCAAAGATAACGAGCATTTGAAGACTGAGGTGAGGGAGCTGCTTAACAGTTCAGCTCTAGCAGTGACGCCACGAGATGAAG GCGACGGCATTGAAAGTCAGTCACCTCAAGAGAGTGTTACAGAGTTGTCCTCCATTGTAATCCCTCAAGACTTTGAGAGCCAGAAAGAGATG GAGGAGTTCATCCGCGGGGCGTTGTCCCAGGTGGAGGCGGAGCGAGACGATGCCAGGAGGCAGCTGAGGGAGGAGCACAGGCTCCACATGGCGGCAAAGCACCAAGCCACCGTGGCTCTAAACCTAGAGCGCCACAGCCACTCCGAGCACGGGCACCATCATGGCGATGAACACGCTCATGACCAACATAGTCACTGTGAACACCATCACCAGCAATCAG AAGGAGGAGTGGCGGTAGAAGTTCATCAGGCGCTGCAGACCGCCATGGAGAGGCTCCAACAGCGGTTCACCTCGCTCATGCAGGAGAAGGCCGACCTGAAGGAGCGAGTAGAGGAGCTGGAGCATCGCTGCATTCAACTGTCTGGAGAGACGGACACTATTG GAGAGTACATCGCCTTGTATCAGAATCAGAGAGCCATCATGAAGCAGAAGCACCAGGAGAAGGAGCAGTACATCACCCTGCTGGCTCAGGATAAAGAAGAGATGAAG GCGAAGCTGGCAGAGCTGCAGGATCTTGTCATGAGGCTGGTGGCCGAGAGGAACGACTGGTACAGTCGATACATGGAGGGCGTAACTCAGGTCAACCCCGACCTGCTTCCTGTTGGcgaggaccacagtccagatgcAGAGCACCAGCAtcaagcacaccaccagcaagcAG AAGCCATGGAGGTCATCCCCCTGTCAGAGCCCACCGCCCAGGAAGCCCCCTCGTCGTCTCACGTCCCCGTCGGCAGCGAGCCCGCGGCGCTGGCGCCCGAAGGCGACGGCACGGCCCAGCAGATCATGCAGCTCCTCCACGACATCCAGAACCCTCAGGGGAGCACGTCGCGACTTCCCCCCTTCATGGGCGACAACCCCTGCATCCCCTTCTTCTACCGCCCTGACGAGCAGGACGAGGTGAAGATACTTGTGGTGTGA
- the golga2 gene encoding golgin subfamily A member 2 isoform X4: protein MADQSRQTKLAAAKKKLKEFQQKSSPVSVGVDKAGGGLGGGTGAKKKRKGKGFNQYDAPSIDRNSPDNFDSILKTLSQSNGVVLPPCDKRQNYPDTNGNESLTEENMPLSSTESLRQLSQQLNGLVSETPAAHVNGERELESLNQELSAALESSNLTNSQLNTKLDQLAKQSQELTDQLQKERKEFEQKSSKEQGAMREQLQVHIQTIGILVSEKSELQTALQYTQHAARQKAAEAEDLNSSLQTTRQRVSELERTLSSVSTQQKQFEKHNKELEKDRDTLRLEVFRQNNLSEEFKQLTSELSEQLRQRVQETVALKLEVDDLHKRLEIADLMLQQCSTQSDPSSAKQQIQLLLEEKQQMDVHNNQLMESVGQLKTERDCYAQQIQEEGRVWKDKTEQLLTQVSLVAEERDRNINRVQELEASITELKNAAELLSRENHSAAEPQASGPSETEVALQEALNTLQQQNNSLNAQYQSQLSDNEQLSRLCSEKEARLADLEQQVENRTQEADDRRRMLDDVQSDKATISRALNQNRTLKDQLAEMQNGFVKLTNENMELTNAIQSEQHVKKELARRMGELQEELHNVKEQLELKYKEAEGLAEQRNQVAAHLQQYCAGYQALVSEREQLHQQYLTQSQIMDRLQHDESHGRTQLEMSQNQLQQAQEHLEQLVKDNEHLKTEVRELLNSSALAVTPRDEGDGIESQSPQESVTELSSIVIPQDFESQKEMEEFIRGALSQVEAERDDARRQLREEHRLHMAAKHQATVALNLERHSHSEHGHHHGDEHAHDQHSHCEHHHQQSEGGVAVEVHQALQTAMERLQQRFTSLMQEKADLKERVEELEHRCIQLSGETDTIGEYIALYQNQRAIMKQKHQEKEQYITLLAQDKEEMKAKLAELQDLVMRLVAERNDWYSRYMEGVTQVNPDLLPVGEDHSPDAEHQHQAHHQQAEAMEVIPLSEPTAQEAPSSSHVPVGSEPAALAPEGDGTAQQIMQLLHDIQNPQGSTSRLPPFMGDNPCIPFFYRPDEQDEVKILVV, encoded by the exons ATGGCTGACCAGAGCAGGCAAACAAAACTCGCCGCAGCCAAGAAAAag CTGAAGGAGTTCCAGCAGAAGAGTTCCCCTGTCAGTGTTGGTGTAGATAAAGCAGGAGGAGGACTTGGTGGCGGCACAGGagccaaaaagaagaggaaaggGAAAGGATTCAACCAGTACGATGCACCCTCAATAGACAGAAACTCTCCAGACAAC TTTGACAGTATTCTCAAAACACTTAGCCAAAGCAATGGAGTAGTCTTGCCTCCATGTGACAAACGTCAG AACTATCCCGATACCAATGGCAATGAGAGTTTAACAGAGGAAAATAT GCCGCTGTCTTCCACAGAGAGCCTGAGACAGCTATCCCAGCAACTAAACGGCCTTGTCTCTGAG ACGCCTGCTGCTCACGTGAACGGCGAGAGAGAACTGGAG AGTCTGAACCAGGAGCTGTCTGCTGCCCTGGAGTCCAGCAACTTAACAAACTCTCAGCTCAATACCAAGCTTGACCAGCTG GCCAAACAATCTCAGGAGCTCACAGATCAGCTACAGAAG GAGCGAAAAGAATTTGAACAAAAGTCTTCCAAAGAGCAGGGTGCAATGCGAGAGCAACTGCAG GTTCACATTCAAACTATCGGCATACTGGTGTCGGAGAAATCGGAGCTGCAGACGGCCCTACAGTACACACAACATGCGGCACGGCAGAAAGCAG CTGAGGCAGAGGACCTCAACAGCAGTCTTCAAACAACAAGGCAGAGAGTGTCGGAGCTGGAGAGAACGCTGTCTTCTGTCTCAACGCAGCAGAAACAGTTTGAAAAG CATAATAAAGAGTTAGAAAAAGACAGAGACACTTTGAGGTTGGAGGTATTTAGACAAAA CAATTTGAGCGAGGAGTTCAAACAGCTGACCTCCGAGCTGTCAGAGCAGCTGAGGCAGAGAGTGCAAGAGACGGTAGCATTGAAGCTGGAGGTGGACGATCTTCACAAGAGGCTGGAGATCGctgacctcatgttgcagcag TGTTCCACCCAGTCAGATCCCAGTAGTGCCAAACAACAAATCCAACTATTGCTTGAGGAGAAGCAGCAAATGGACGTGCATAATAATCAG CTGATGGAGTCAGTTGGCCAACTGAAGACTGAGAGGGATTGCTATGCACAGCAGATCCAGGAGGAGGGTCGTGTTTGGAAAGACAAAACGGAGCAACTCCTCACACAA GTGTCATTGGTGGCGGAGGAGAGGGACAGAAACATCAACAGAGTCCAAGAACTTGAAGCTAGCATCACAGAGCTAAAGAATGCTGCAG AATTGCTGTCCCGGGAGAATCACAGCGCTGCAGAGCCTCAGGCTTCAGGTCCTTCAGAGACCGAAGTAGCTTTGCAGGAGGCTCTCAACACTCTGCAACAACAAAACAACTCTCTTAATGCACAGTATCAGTCGCAA CTGAGCGACAATGAGCAGCTGAGTCGCTTGTGCTCAGAGAAAGAAGCACGTCTAGCAGATCTGGAGCAGCAGGTGGAGAACCGGACCCAGGAGGCAGACGACCGCCGCCGCATGCTGGACGATGTGCAATCGGACAAGGCTACGATCAGCCGCGCTCTCAACCAGAACCGCACACTGAAAGATCAGCTGGCGGAGATGCAGAATGGCTTTGTTAAACTG ACAAACGAAAATATGGAGCTGACCAACGCTATTCAGTCAGAGCAGCATGTGAAGAAGGAGCTGGCACGTAGGATGGGGGAGCTTCAAGAGGAGCTGCACAACGTCAAGGAGCAG CTGGAATTGAAATATAAAGAGGCTGAAGGATTGGCAGAGCAGAGGAACCAGGTGGCGGCCCACCTGCAGCAGTACTGTGCCGGTTACCAGGCTCTTGTGTCCGAAAGGGAGCAGCTCCACCAACAGTATTTGACACAGAGCCAGATCATGGACCGGCTGCAGCATGACGAATCGCACGGCCGCACTCAGCTGGAAATGAGCCAGAATCAGCTGCAGCAAGCACAG GAGCATTTGGAGCAGTTGGTCAAAGATAACGAGCATTTGAAGACTGAGGTGAGGGAGCTGCTTAACAGTTCAGCTCTAGCAGTGACGCCACGAGATGAAG GCGACGGCATTGAAAGTCAGTCACCTCAAGAGAGTGTTACAGAGTTGTCCTCCATTGTAATCCCTCAAGACTTTGAGAGCCAGAAAGAGATG GAGGAGTTCATCCGCGGGGCGTTGTCCCAGGTGGAGGCGGAGCGAGACGATGCCAGGAGGCAGCTGAGGGAGGAGCACAGGCTCCACATGGCGGCAAAGCACCAAGCCACCGTGGCTCTAAACCTAGAGCGCCACAGCCACTCCGAGCACGGGCACCATCATGGCGATGAACACGCTCATGACCAACATAGTCACTGTGAACACCATCACCAGCAATCAG AAGGAGGAGTGGCGGTAGAAGTTCATCAGGCGCTGCAGACCGCCATGGAGAGGCTCCAACAGCGGTTCACCTCGCTCATGCAGGAGAAGGCCGACCTGAAGGAGCGAGTAGAGGAGCTGGAGCATCGCTGCATTCAACTGTCTGGAGAGACGGACACTATTG GAGAGTACATCGCCTTGTATCAGAATCAGAGAGCCATCATGAAGCAGAAGCACCAGGAGAAGGAGCAGTACATCACCCTGCTGGCTCAGGATAAAGAAGAGATGAAG GCGAAGCTGGCAGAGCTGCAGGATCTTGTCATGAGGCTGGTGGCCGAGAGGAACGACTGGTACAGTCGATACATGGAGGGCGTAACTCAGGTCAACCCCGACCTGCTTCCTGTTGGcgaggaccacagtccagatgcAGAGCACCAGCAtcaagcacaccaccagcaagcAG AAGCCATGGAGGTCATCCCCCTGTCAGAGCCCACCGCCCAGGAAGCCCCCTCGTCGTCTCACGTCCCCGTCGGCAGCGAGCCCGCGGCGCTGGCGCCCGAAGGCGACGGCACGGCCCAGCAGATCATGCAGCTCCTCCACGACATCCAGAACCCTCAGGGGAGCACGTCGCGACTTCCCCCCTTCATGGGCGACAACCCCTGCATCCCCTTCTTCTACCGCCCTGACGAGCAGGACGAGGTGAAGATACTTGTGGTGTGA
- the golga2 gene encoding golgin subfamily A member 2 isoform X1: MADQSRQTKLAAAKKKLKEFQQKSSPVSVGVDKAGGGLGGGTGAKKKRKGKGFNQYDAPSIDRNSPDNFDSILKTLSQSNGVVLPPCDKRQNLADMETTCSSVSPLTEDLAAELDCNTPVSNTTTSTNATTNLQSISHHADLSQNYPDTNGNESLTEENMPLSSTESLRQLSQQLNGLVSETPAAHVNGERELESLNQELSAALESSNLTNSQLNTKLDQLAKQSQELTDQLQKERKEFEQKSSKEQGAMREQLQVHIQTIGILVSEKSELQTALQYTQHAARQKAAEAEDLNSSLQTTRQRVSELERTLSSVSTQQKQFEKHNKELEKDRDTLRLEVFRQNNLSEEFKQLTSELSEQLRQRVQETVALKLEVDDLHKRLEIADLMLQQCSTQSDPSSAKQQIQLLLEEKQQMDVHNNQLMESVGQLKTERDCYAQQIQEEGRVWKDKTEQLLTQVSLVAEERDRNINRVQELEASITELKNAAELLSRENHSAAEPQASGPSETEVALQEALNTLQQQNNSLNAQYQSQLSDNEQLSRLCSEKEARLADLEQQVENRTQEADDRRRMLDDVQSDKATISRALNQNRTLKDQLAEMQNGFVKLTNENMELTNAIQSEQHVKKELARRMGELQEELHNVKEQLELKYKEAEGLAEQRNQVAAHLQQYCAGYQALVSEREQLHQQYLTQSQIMDRLQHDESHGRTQLEMSQNQLQQAQEHLEQLVKDNEHLKTEVRELLNSSALAVTPRDEGDGIESQSPQESVTELSSIVIPQDFESQKEMEEFIRGALSQVEAERDDARRQLREEHRLHMAAKHQATVALNLERHSHSEHGHHHGDEHAHDQHSHCEHHHQQSEGGVAVEVHQALQTAMERLQQRFTSLMQEKADLKERVEELEHRCIQLSGETDTIGEYIALYQNQRAIMKQKHQEKEQYITLLAQDKEEMKAKLAELQDLVMRLVAERNDWYSRYMEGVTQVNPDLLPVGEDHSPDAEHQHQAHHQQAEAMEVIPLSEPTAQEAPSSSHVPVGSEPAALAPEGDGTAQQIMQLLHDIQNPQGSTSRLPPFMGDNPCIPFFYRPDEQDEVKILVV; encoded by the exons ATGGCTGACCAGAGCAGGCAAACAAAACTCGCCGCAGCCAAGAAAAag CTGAAGGAGTTCCAGCAGAAGAGTTCCCCTGTCAGTGTTGGTGTAGATAAAGCAGGAGGAGGACTTGGTGGCGGCACAGGagccaaaaagaagaggaaaggGAAAGGATTCAACCAGTACGATGCACCCTCAATAGACAGAAACTCTCCAGACAAC TTTGACAGTATTCTCAAAACACTTAGCCAAAGCAATGGAGTAGTCTTGCCTCCATGTGACAAACGTCAG AACTTAGCCGACATGGAGACCACATGCTCCTCAGTTTCCCCGCTCACAGAGGACCTGGCAGCTGAGCTTGACTGCAACACGCCTGTATCTAACACTACCACTAGCACTAACGCCACTACTAACCTTCAAAGTATAAGCCACCATGCTGACCTGTCACAG AACTATCCCGATACCAATGGCAATGAGAGTTTAACAGAGGAAAATAT GCCGCTGTCTTCCACAGAGAGCCTGAGACAGCTATCCCAGCAACTAAACGGCCTTGTCTCTGAG ACGCCTGCTGCTCACGTGAACGGCGAGAGAGAACTGGAG AGTCTGAACCAGGAGCTGTCTGCTGCCCTGGAGTCCAGCAACTTAACAAACTCTCAGCTCAATACCAAGCTTGACCAGCTG GCCAAACAATCTCAGGAGCTCACAGATCAGCTACAGAAG GAGCGAAAAGAATTTGAACAAAAGTCTTCCAAAGAGCAGGGTGCAATGCGAGAGCAACTGCAG GTTCACATTCAAACTATCGGCATACTGGTGTCGGAGAAATCGGAGCTGCAGACGGCCCTACAGTACACACAACATGCGGCACGGCAGAAAGCAG CTGAGGCAGAGGACCTCAACAGCAGTCTTCAAACAACAAGGCAGAGAGTGTCGGAGCTGGAGAGAACGCTGTCTTCTGTCTCAACGCAGCAGAAACAGTTTGAAAAG CATAATAAAGAGTTAGAAAAAGACAGAGACACTTTGAGGTTGGAGGTATTTAGACAAAA CAATTTGAGCGAGGAGTTCAAACAGCTGACCTCCGAGCTGTCAGAGCAGCTGAGGCAGAGAGTGCAAGAGACGGTAGCATTGAAGCTGGAGGTGGACGATCTTCACAAGAGGCTGGAGATCGctgacctcatgttgcagcag TGTTCCACCCAGTCAGATCCCAGTAGTGCCAAACAACAAATCCAACTATTGCTTGAGGAGAAGCAGCAAATGGACGTGCATAATAATCAG CTGATGGAGTCAGTTGGCCAACTGAAGACTGAGAGGGATTGCTATGCACAGCAGATCCAGGAGGAGGGTCGTGTTTGGAAAGACAAAACGGAGCAACTCCTCACACAA GTGTCATTGGTGGCGGAGGAGAGGGACAGAAACATCAACAGAGTCCAAGAACTTGAAGCTAGCATCACAGAGCTAAAGAATGCTGCAG AATTGCTGTCCCGGGAGAATCACAGCGCTGCAGAGCCTCAGGCTTCAGGTCCTTCAGAGACCGAAGTAGCTTTGCAGGAGGCTCTCAACACTCTGCAACAACAAAACAACTCTCTTAATGCACAGTATCAGTCGCAA CTGAGCGACAATGAGCAGCTGAGTCGCTTGTGCTCAGAGAAAGAAGCACGTCTAGCAGATCTGGAGCAGCAGGTGGAGAACCGGACCCAGGAGGCAGACGACCGCCGCCGCATGCTGGACGATGTGCAATCGGACAAGGCTACGATCAGCCGCGCTCTCAACCAGAACCGCACACTGAAAGATCAGCTGGCGGAGATGCAGAATGGCTTTGTTAAACTG ACAAACGAAAATATGGAGCTGACCAACGCTATTCAGTCAGAGCAGCATGTGAAGAAGGAGCTGGCACGTAGGATGGGGGAGCTTCAAGAGGAGCTGCACAACGTCAAGGAGCAG CTGGAATTGAAATATAAAGAGGCTGAAGGATTGGCAGAGCAGAGGAACCAGGTGGCGGCCCACCTGCAGCAGTACTGTGCCGGTTACCAGGCTCTTGTGTCCGAAAGGGAGCAGCTCCACCAACAGTATTTGACACAGAGCCAGATCATGGACCGGCTGCAGCATGACGAATCGCACGGCCGCACTCAGCTGGAAATGAGCCAGAATCAGCTGCAGCAAGCACAG GAGCATTTGGAGCAGTTGGTCAAAGATAACGAGCATTTGAAGACTGAGGTGAGGGAGCTGCTTAACAGTTCAGCTCTAGCAGTGACGCCACGAGATGAAG GCGACGGCATTGAAAGTCAGTCACCTCAAGAGAGTGTTACAGAGTTGTCCTCCATTGTAATCCCTCAAGACTTTGAGAGCCAGAAAGAGATG GAGGAGTTCATCCGCGGGGCGTTGTCCCAGGTGGAGGCGGAGCGAGACGATGCCAGGAGGCAGCTGAGGGAGGAGCACAGGCTCCACATGGCGGCAAAGCACCAAGCCACCGTGGCTCTAAACCTAGAGCGCCACAGCCACTCCGAGCACGGGCACCATCATGGCGATGAACACGCTCATGACCAACATAGTCACTGTGAACACCATCACCAGCAATCAG AAGGAGGAGTGGCGGTAGAAGTTCATCAGGCGCTGCAGACCGCCATGGAGAGGCTCCAACAGCGGTTCACCTCGCTCATGCAGGAGAAGGCCGACCTGAAGGAGCGAGTAGAGGAGCTGGAGCATCGCTGCATTCAACTGTCTGGAGAGACGGACACTATTG GAGAGTACATCGCCTTGTATCAGAATCAGAGAGCCATCATGAAGCAGAAGCACCAGGAGAAGGAGCAGTACATCACCCTGCTGGCTCAGGATAAAGAAGAGATGAAG GCGAAGCTGGCAGAGCTGCAGGATCTTGTCATGAGGCTGGTGGCCGAGAGGAACGACTGGTACAGTCGATACATGGAGGGCGTAACTCAGGTCAACCCCGACCTGCTTCCTGTTGGcgaggaccacagtccagatgcAGAGCACCAGCAtcaagcacaccaccagcaagcAG AAGCCATGGAGGTCATCCCCCTGTCAGAGCCCACCGCCCAGGAAGCCCCCTCGTCGTCTCACGTCCCCGTCGGCAGCGAGCCCGCGGCGCTGGCGCCCGAAGGCGACGGCACGGCCCAGCAGATCATGCAGCTCCTCCACGACATCCAGAACCCTCAGGGGAGCACGTCGCGACTTCCCCCCTTCATGGGCGACAACCCCTGCATCCCCTTCTTCTACCGCCCTGACGAGCAGGACGAGGTGAAGATACTTGTGGTGTGA